The following are encoded in a window of Fusarium oxysporum f. sp. lycopersici 4287 chromosome 5, whole genome shotgun sequence genomic DNA:
- a CDS encoding minichromosome maintenance protein 5, whose translation MDRGSIYSAHVYEPSYAENGDTRMQLQTQLETFILDFRLDNNFVYRDQLRENALLKRYFCDVNINDLISFNEELAHRLTSEPAEIIPLPKAEIPDHQLLLHSNADDVSIRNLDSVTIARLVRVPGIVIGASVMSSKATGLHIQCRNCGHTQNIPVLGGFTGVTLPRQCARSRVPNDPTPKCPLDPYFVVHEKSGFVDQQIIKLQEAPDQVPVGELPRHVLISADRYLTNRVVPGSRCTVMGIFSIYQNKASKNSSNGGAVAIRTPYLRAVGIQTDIDQAAKGNATFSEEEEQEFLELSRRPDIYNVMADCIAPSIYGNRDIKKAILCLLLGGSKKILPDGMKLRGDINVLLLGDPGTAKSQLLKFVEKAAPISIYTSGKGSSAAGLTASVQRDQSTREFYLEGGAMVLADGGVVCIDEFDKMRDEDRVAIHEAMEQQTISIAKAGITTILNARTSDDHSREKDETMAKHVLSIQMNGRGAEDMTETEIPIDKMRRYITYCKTRCAPRLSSEAAEKLSSHFVSIRRQVHAAEMEANTRSSIPITVRQLEAIVRITESLAKLTLSPIATEVHVDEAIRLFLCSTMDAVNQGSNQGSRELNDEVNRLETELKRRLPIGWSTSLSTLRREMVEGKGYSEQALNRALMVLQRRDTIMFRNQGAQVYRNGA comes from the exons ATGGATCGCGGATCAATCTACTCTGCTCACGTCTATGAGCCGAGCTACGCTGAAAATGGCGATACTCGAATGCAGCTCCAGACACAGCTTGAAACATTCATCCTTGATTTTCGACTGGATAACAACTTCGTCTACAG AGATCAACTCCGAGAGAATGCTCTTCTCAAGAGATACTTCTGCgatgtcaacatcaacgacttGATCAGCTTTAACGAAGAGCTCGCGCACCGATTGACATCTGAGCCAGCAGAGATTATCCCTCTG CCCAAGGCCGAGATCCCTGATcaccaacttcttcttcactcgAATGCCGACGACGTCTCCATCCGTAACCTCGATTCCGTGACCATTGCGCGACTGGTGCGAGTCCCGGGTATTGTCATCGGCGCCTCTGTTATGTCATCCAAGGCGACAGGACTCCATATCCAATGCCGCAACTGCGGACACACACAAAACATCCCTGTCCTAGGTGGCTTCACAGGTGTCACTCTGCCTCGACAATGTGCTCGTAGCCGAGTTCCCAACGATCCAACTCCAAAATGTCCTTTGGACCCCTACTTTGTTGTTCACGAAAAGTCTGGCTTTGTTGATCAACAAATCATTAAGCTTCAAGAGGCTCCCGATCAAGTCCCTGTCGGAGAACTGCCTCGACACGTTCTCATCTCAGCTGACAGATACCTCACAAACAGGGTTGTTCCCGGATCGAGATGTACTGTTATGGGCATCTTCTCGATCTACCAAAACAAGGCTTCCAAGAACTCTTCCAATGGTGGTGCTGTAGCCATCCGTACCCCTTATCTCAGAGCGGTTGGGATCCAGACAGATATCGATCAAGCAGCCAAGGGAAATGCGACTTTctcagaggaagaagagcaagaattTCTGGAGCTCAGCAGACGGCCCGATATATACAACGTGATGGCCGACTGCATTGCGCCCTCTATTTACGGAAACCGcgatatcaagaaggcaaTTCTCTGTTTGCTGTTAGGTGGTTCAAAGAAGATCCTTCCCGATGGAATGAAATTAAGAGGTGACATCAACGTATTGCTTCTTGGTGACCCCGGTACAGCCAAGTCACAGCTTCTGAAATTCGTCGAGAAGGCGGCCCCTATCTCTATATACACCTCGGGAAAGGGTTCCTCCGCTGCAGGCCTGACAGCATCTGTTCAACGTGATCAATCCACTCGCGAATTCTATCTCGAGGGCGGTGCCATGGTTTTGGCTGACGGAGGAGTTGTGTGTATTGATGAGTTCGACAAGATGAGAGACGAAGATCGAGTTGCGATCCATGAGGCTATGGAACAGCAGACTATTTCCATCGCAAAGGCCGGTATCACTACTATTCTGAATGCGCGAACATCG GATGACCATAGCCgcgagaaggatgagacTATGGCCAAGCACGTTCTCAGCATCCAGATGAATGGTAGAGGCGCCGAGGACATGACTGAAACCGAAATTCCTATTGACAAGATGCGACGATACATCACCTACTGCAAGAC ACGTTGCGCTCCCAGACTGAGTTCCGAAGCTGCTGAAAAGCTTTCTTCTCACTTCGTCTCTATCCGACGCCAGGTCCACGctgctgagatggaagcaAATACACGTTCCTCTATTCCCATCACAGTCCGTCAACTCGAGGCTATCGTCCGTATCACCGAGTCTCTTGCTAAGCTCACCCTTTCCCCCATCGCCACCGAGGTACATGTCGACGAGGCCATTCGACTGTTCCTGTGCTCTACCATGGATGCCGTCAACCAGGGCAGCAATCAGGGGAGTCGCGAGTTGAACGATGAAGTTAACCGCCTTGAGACGGAGCTCAAACGTCGGCTGCCTATCGGCTGGAGTACTAGCCTATCTACACTCCGGAGGGAAATGGTCGAAGGCAAAGGATACAGCGAACAAGCGCTGAACCGAGCGTTGATGGTTCTTCAACGGAGAGACACGATCATGTTCAGAAACCAAGGTGCGCAGGTGTATAGAAATGGAGCTTAA